The genomic interval CAGTGTGAGCAcaatgaagcctggggagagggtGCAAAGGTGTATGAGTGATTGGCGAGGTGCAACATGACTGCAGAGAGGCTGGGGAAATACATGTGGCGGGGTAAGATTTACCTGAGCAGTTTGCAACCCTGCCTGCCAGATTCCTCATTGAAACTGTTTGTGGGAAACCTGTGCCAAAGGTTACAGATTGTGGCCACGTGATCATGGGATGCAGGGCCATCCTATGTGTGATCTGGCTGCCGAGTGCCCACATCGCAATCAAATGACTGGGACAGGTGGAACTTCTAGGATTGGTCGTAACGACCACTCAGCGCATTATAATATAAATCTTTGCTAAAGGAATAGCTGTTAGCCAAGGATTACCTATAAAAGAATTGTGATCTATGTTCTCAActaaaattaaagtaaaattacctgtttcattaataaataaataagcatttagTTCAAGAATAACTGATAGAGCAAAAGGAATAGAGGGAGAATGAATAGGAAGAGGCTGAATTAATTGCATGTTTTTCCTCACCTCTTTCTTTGCGCCATTTACTGCAACCTGCTCAGAAGTATCTTGGATGCCTGCAGAAATATTACTGTTCCCTGGGACGTTAACATCTCCCATTGAAAAGACAGGAAAGAGAGGCCTGAGAAATCGGAACTCGCTACTTAAGGATCCACCAGTCAAACAAACATCATAACGGTAAGTCCTGGAAAGCGACCCATTCTGTGAATCAGCACAGTTCCCTGGAGTATCAGAACTGGCAGGTGGGAAGTGAGGATGAGTAGTAGGAAATTGGCTTTGGGTGTCCTTCTTGAAGATTTTGACCACAATAAACACAACAATGCAGACCAGGAACACAAAGGAGACTGCAGCCAAGCAGATCACCAGATACTTGGTCAAGGTTttatcttcttctggttcttgCACACTGACATCCACCCTCCTCAGGAAGGGATCCGAAAAGCCATCCACAAGAAGAACATTAAGCAACGTTGTGCTGGTCTGTGGAGGAAGGCCGTTGTCTCTGACCAGTATCACCAGCCTCTGCTTACTTGTGTCTCGCTCATTCAGGACTCTCCTGGTTTTCACTTCCCCATTCTGCGCTCCTATGCTGAAAAGGGCTGGGTCTGTGGCCTTCAGCAATTCATAGGAAAGCCAGGAGTTTTGGCCAGAATCTGCGTCCACTGCAACCACCTTGGTGACCAGATAGCCGGCCTCGGCTGACTTGGGAAGCAGCTCATTGCATGGGGATGTGTTGTTCTGGAGGGGATACAGGAAGAAGGGAGCGTTGTCATTCTCATCTATGATGTGGATTCGGACAATCACTTCTGAGCTCAGGGAAGGAGAACCACCATCAGATGCCCTCACAGTGACTCTGAAGCCTCTTATCTGCTCATAGTCCAGGGATCGGAGGGCATACATGTTTCCAGTTTCAGAGTTGATTGAGATGTAAGAAGTCACCATGCCATCACCCTTCCCAGGCAGAACTATGTAATTCACTTTAGCATTCAGCATTGTGTCCACATCCAGAGCATGGACTGAGCCAATGAGCAAGCCTGGAATATTATTCTCCCTGATTTGCATGTCATATGAAGACTTTTCAAAAACGGGAGAATTATCATTGACATCGGAGATCTGAACATTAATCAATCTTGTGGAAGTGAGCCTAGGAGCTCCCCAATCAATGGCAGTGATGGTGATGTTGTATTCAGTGACTGTCTCTCTGTCTAGGGGACTTTGGAGCACAAGCTGATAAAAGTTGTTTGTGGTGGCTTTCAGCACAAAAGGGAGTTTCATCGGCACGGAGCAGGACGTTTTGCTGTTGTCTCCAGAGTCTTGGTCTCTCACATTGAAGAGGGCCACCATTGTGTCCAGAGGAGAATCCTCCTTTAAAGTGCTGATCAGAGATATGATAGACACTTCTGGGGGATTGTCATTCTCATCTTCAACCTCTATGAGTATATTGCAGTGCCCTGAAAGACCCCCTCCATCTGTTGCTCTGATGCTCATGCTGTAGCTCTTTTCTTTCTCATAATCAATCTGTCCACAAACAGTTACTTCACcagtaattttatttaaatgaaacAAATTGTTTATTCTTTCAGGCACCTGATGGAACGAGTAGAGGATTTGCGCATTTGAACCCAAATCCAGATCTGTAGCTTCCACCTTAATCACAGGAGTGCCCTTAGGGAGATTCTCCTTTATTCTTGCCTTATATTCAGACTTACTAAATAGAGGAATGTTATCATTATGATCCagaacattaatattaatttgaaCTGTGCCAGTTTTCTTTGGAACTCCTCCATCAATAGCCATTAGAATCAATTCAAGATGTGGCATCCTCTC from Thamnophis elegans isolate rThaEle1 chromosome 6, rThaEle1.pri, whole genome shotgun sequence carries:
- the LOC116510766 gene encoding protocadherin beta-16-like; protein product: MENCFWKRQGLYILLSFSFLRVMCASIRFSVPEEKKKGFLVANVLKELKLKTGELTTRKAHLVAEGTQEYFHLDIQTGNLLTNDKIDREALCGQNVPCLLLSQLVLENPLDIFNIEIKIEDVNDNAPNFWKNNVKMDIAENIPINMIFPLELAQDDDLGNNSIQNYILSPNEHFQLEVQKNEDRKDNIYLVLKKTLDRERMPHLELILMAIDGGVPKKTGTVQININVLDHNDNIPLFSKSEYKARIKENLPKGTPVIKVEATDLDLGSNAQILYSFHQVPERINNLFHLNKITGEVTVCGQIDYEKEKSYSMSIRATDGGGLSGHCNILIEVEDENDNPPEVSIISLISTLKEDSPLDTMVALFNVRDQDSGDNSKTSCSVPMKLPFVLKATTNNFYQLVLQSPLDRETVTEYNITITAIDWGAPRLTSTRLINVQISDVNDNSPVFEKSSYDMQIRENNIPGLLIGSVHALDVDTMLNAKVNYIVLPGKGDGMVTSYISINSETGNMYALRSLDYEQIRGFRVTVRASDGGSPSLSSEVIVRIHIIDENDNAPFFLYPLQNNTSPCNELLPKSAEAGYLVTKVVAVDADSGQNSWLSYELLKATDPALFSIGAQNGEVKTRRVLNERDTSKQRLVILVRDNGLPPQTSTTLLNVLLVDGFSDPFLRRVDVSVQEPEEDKTLTKYLVICLAAVSFVFLVCIVVFIVVKIFKKDTQSQFPTTHPHFPPASSDTPGNCADSQNGSLSRTYRYDVCLTGGSLSSEFRFLRPLFPVFSMGDVNVPGNSNISAGIQDTSEQVAVNGAKKEFAKTSSNQLNTTSDAILEGTTFHCSCVSTLYSQGGLIQFPH